In Bacteriovorax stolpii, a single genomic region encodes these proteins:
- a CDS encoding hemerythrin domain-containing protein, translating into MQNISEEIAKDNSFNIVGILLIDHAYLRECIEVILNDEADKHQKLFFARTFLDTLTKHSAAEEKTVYDSLIDMDELHAKVLECEVEHAIVERMISTLWPRMARLKDLDDVTEAEIRTLAKIVRNHIDEEERTLFPLIKENLDQSILNEIGFQFMILRRFTPQDLENYPELQKEIYYNSCNSKRNIYQWSGDFVKKVNRYIGAIVSQSPYFIKT; encoded by the coding sequence ATGCAAAATATCAGTGAAGAGATCGCTAAAGACAATAGTTTTAATATCGTCGGCATTCTTTTGATCGATCACGCCTACTTACGAGAATGCATTGAAGTCATTCTTAATGATGAAGCGGATAAACATCAAAAATTATTTTTCGCCAGAACCTTTCTCGACACTCTCACAAAGCACTCGGCCGCAGAAGAAAAAACCGTTTACGATTCTTTAATTGATATGGACGAACTTCATGCAAAAGTTCTCGAATGTGAAGTCGAACACGCTATTGTGGAGCGCATGATTTCTACACTATGGCCAAGAATGGCAAGACTTAAAGACTTAGATGATGTGACGGAGGCGGAAATCAGAACTCTTGCCAAAATCGTACGAAACCATATTGATGAAGAAGAAAGAACCCTTTTTCCGCTCATCAAAGAAAACCTCGACCAGAGCATTCTCAATGAAATTGGTTTCCAATTCATGATCTTAAGGCGCTTTACTCCCCAGGATCTGGAGAATTATCCCGAACTCCAAAAAGAAATTTACTATAACTCCTGCAACTCAAAACGAAATATTTACCAATGGTCAGGAGATTTTGTGAAAAAGGTCAATCGTTATATCGGTGCCATCGTTTCTCAGTCTCCCTATTTTATCAAGACATGA
- a CDS encoding DUF1328 domain-containing protein, which translates to MLKAAITFFILGVLAMLLGSFGIFGLSTDMGEMILSIFFIFALMSFIGSAEIERKRHKDIH; encoded by the coding sequence ATGTTAAAGGCGGCCATTACATTTTTTATTCTTGGAGTACTGGCAATGTTACTGGGATCTTTTGGGATTTTTGGCCTTTCAACAGATATGGGCGAAATGATTTTATCAATTTTCTTTATCTTCGCGCTGATGAGTTTTATCGGAAGTGCAGAGATTGAAAGAAAACGTCATAAAGATATTCATTAA
- a CDS encoding CsbD family protein: protein MNTDMIQGSLKDLKGELKQTWSKLTDDDLTYLDGGVDQLVGKIQKAYGFTKERASEEFDKFKSKHADYFRDTARDLTNTKEKYMATASQLNGQYDANKIKARASHMIEDDIIEPGKEYLQRARDLSAQVVDRTTGLVKDNPGYAILGAATVGFLAGAYFFRRR from the coding sequence ATGAACACAGATATGATCCAGGGATCACTAAAAGATCTTAAAGGCGAACTCAAACAAACTTGGTCAAAATTAACGGATGATGACCTGACTTATCTTGATGGCGGCGTTGATCAGCTTGTCGGTAAAATTCAAAAGGCCTATGGCTTCACCAAAGAGCGCGCTTCCGAAGAATTCGATAAATTCAAATCAAAACATGCTGATTACTTTCGCGATACGGCTCGCGATCTTACCAACACCAAGGAGAAATATATGGCAACAGCTTCACAATTAAATGGTCAATACGATGCTAACAAAATCAAAGCAAGAGCTAGTCACATGATTGAAGATGATATTATTGAACCAGGAAAAGAGTATCTTCAAAGAGCAAGAGACTTAAGCGCTCAAGTTGTCGACAGAACAACAGGATTAGTAAAAGATAACCCAGGTTATGCCATTCTTGGGGCTGCGACAGTAGGCTTCCTTGCCGGAGCTTATTTTTTCCGTCGTAGATAA
- a CDS encoding BON domain-containing protein: protein MKLWSILMVMVLCTSFNLAIAKQGPSANPRVVDQETGLTAGDQSNKPQDVLVTKKIRAELMKDTALSMKAKNIKIIVINNGVTLKGNVATADERARILEHAYVTAPKHKIYNQISVVK, encoded by the coding sequence ATGAAACTTTGGTCAATTTTAATGGTCATGGTTCTTTGTACATCTTTTAACCTGGCAATCGCTAAACAAGGGCCTAGTGCAAACCCTCGAGTGGTTGATCAAGAAACGGGCCTGACGGCCGGGGATCAGTCGAACAAACCTCAGGATGTATTGGTGACTAAGAAGATTCGAGCTGAACTAATGAAAGATACGGCCCTTTCTATGAAAGCAAAAAATATTAAGATCATTGTTATCAACAATGGTGTGACTCTTAAAGGAAATGTGGCAACTGCGGATGAGAGAGCAAGAATTCTTGAGCACGCTTATGTCACAGCTCCAAAGCACAAAATTTATAATCAGATCAGTGTAGTGAAGTAA
- a CDS encoding hemerythrin domain-containing protein, translating into MTFNMDEVVQNNKFNIIDVLLLDHKYLKECIKVLKSEDEDKRLKVRYAKTFLDALHKHSEAEKKVVYAPLLKVADLRKLILEGEIEHGIVDAKVKMLTPKITGLRTLSDELEIEMKVLAELVEHHLKEEESDIIPKMRKDLDKTILNEMGFQFMKLRSFTTKDLRQYPKLQKEVAGLKKLGHRVSSHFIAKVQKHTTNRALHSR; encoded by the coding sequence ATGACATTTAACATGGATGAAGTTGTTCAAAACAATAAGTTTAACATTATTGATGTTTTGCTTTTAGACCACAAATACTTAAAAGAGTGTATTAAAGTTCTTAAAAGTGAAGATGAAGATAAAAGACTCAAAGTGAGATATGCCAAAACATTCCTCGATGCTCTTCATAAACATTCAGAGGCGGAAAAGAAAGTTGTTTATGCTCCTTTATTAAAAGTGGCCGATTTAAGAAAACTCATTCTTGAAGGAGAGATTGAACACGGGATTGTCGATGCTAAAGTCAAAATGCTCACTCCGAAAATAACCGGGCTAAGAACTCTTAGTGATGAACTGGAAATAGAGATGAAAGTTCTCGCAGAATTAGTCGAGCATCACTTAAAAGAAGAGGAGTCTGATATTATTCCTAAAATGCGCAAGGACCTGGATAAAACGATACTCAATGAAATGGGATTTCAGTTTATGAAGTTGAGAAGTTTTACAACCAAGGATCTTCGCCAGTACCCAAAACTGCAAAAAGAAGTAGCAGGTCTTAAAAAATTAGGGCATCGAGTTTCTTCACATTTTATTGCCAAAGTTCAAAAGCATACGACGAACAGGGCGCTTCACTCCCGCTAG
- a CDS encoding sensor histidine kinase, with translation MQQLPKKLLSSMIGRGDHPVDPREFKKILFQATILPIALSLLLSILFVKQVYSVLEENHKVRHSDEVINTATEGIKLIIDSETGFRGYIITNNDVYLGPWIEAQSKFFVLADKIIDLVKDNPIQQKEIREIKTLYAGWNENAEGTIAYRKKFKQPSPDEMITARKAIMDSIRQNFDEFIERERGFRNKRWAEAEQASRDAVVVTLALGIVLGISLAVMSILQLRRLSKNYSEAYSSLAAATDHLEETVALRTHELTLVNKELEAFSYSVSHDLRAPLRGIDGFSQILAEEYSDKLDGEAIKYLGFIRSGVQRMGVLIDDLINLSRLTRAEFRKEDVELSQVASEIIADLKQNEPQRKFEFTNFLPQTVSADPGLLRAALQNLISNAWKYSRTREVSIIELGQIYKDGKVTFYVKDNGVGFDMRFYDKLFQPFQRLHPKEQFDGSGIGLATVGRIIRRHNGSIWGESELGKGSTFYFTLGT, from the coding sequence ATGCAACAGCTGCCAAAAAAGCTTCTGTCTTCAATGATAGGTCGTGGAGATCATCCAGTTGATCCAAGAGAATTTAAAAAAATTCTCTTTCAAGCGACTATTTTACCGATCGCCCTTTCTCTTTTACTTTCTATTCTATTTGTTAAACAGGTTTATAGCGTTTTAGAGGAGAACCACAAAGTTCGCCACTCTGATGAGGTCATCAATACCGCCACTGAGGGGATTAAGCTTATTATCGATTCGGAGACAGGGTTTAGAGGGTATATCATTACTAACAATGACGTTTATCTGGGACCTTGGATTGAGGCCCAATCGAAATTTTTTGTCTTGGCCGATAAAATTATTGATCTGGTTAAAGACAACCCGATTCAGCAAAAAGAAATCCGTGAGATTAAAACACTCTACGCCGGATGGAATGAAAATGCTGAGGGTACGATCGCTTATCGAAAAAAATTCAAACAACCCTCACCTGATGAAATGATCACGGCCCGCAAGGCGATTATGGATTCGATTAGACAGAATTTTGATGAATTTATTGAGAGAGAAAGAGGGTTTAGAAATAAGCGCTGGGCAGAGGCTGAACAGGCCTCACGCGATGCTGTTGTTGTGACGCTTGCTTTGGGGATTGTCCTGGGGATTTCTCTGGCCGTCATGTCGATTCTTCAATTAAGACGCCTCTCAAAAAATTATAGTGAAGCTTACTCATCATTAGCTGCAGCGACTGACCATCTGGAAGAGACAGTTGCCCTTAGAACCCATGAACTCACATTGGTTAACAAAGAACTTGAAGCCTTTAGTTATTCTGTCTCACACGACTTAAGAGCGCCGTTAAGAGGGATTGATGGCTTTAGCCAGATTCTAGCAGAGGAGTACTCTGATAAACTTGATGGTGAAGCCATTAAGTATTTAGGTTTTATTCGTTCGGGTGTGCAGAGAATGGGAGTGTTGATTGATGATCTTATCAATTTGTCACGACTGACTCGCGCTGAGTTTCGCAAAGAGGATGTGGAGCTCTCTCAAGTGGCCTCTGAAATCATTGCTGATCTTAAGCAAAATGAGCCTCAGAGGAAATTTGAATTTACTAATTTTTTACCGCAGACCGTTTCGGCCGATCCTGGCCTTTTAAGAGCGGCCTTACAGAATTTGATTTCTAATGCATGGAAATACTCTCGCACAAGAGAAGTGAGCATTATTGAGCTAGGTCAAATTTATAAAGATGGCAAAGTCACTTTCTATGTGAAAGATAACGGTGTCGGTTTTGATATGCGTTTTTATGACAAATTATTTCAACCTTTTCAAAGACTTCATCCCAAGGAGCAGTTTGATGGATCAGGAATTGGTCTGGCCACTGTCGGTAGAATTATCCGCCGTCATAATGGAAGCATCTGGGGAGAGTCAGAGTTAGGAAAGGGAAGTACTTTTTATTTCACATTAGGCACGTAA
- a CDS encoding Hpt domain-containing protein gives MEIMKDQQIVYLSRRQAEVAQLKESLAKDDFEFSQVVGHRLKGHGETFGFPQISALGVSLETAAKDRNMEKLKEIVKTLDDMVEENIRLINA, from the coding sequence ATGGAAATTATGAAAGACCAACAAATCGTCTATTTATCCAGAAGGCAAGCGGAAGTTGCTCAGCTGAAGGAAAGTCTTGCAAAAGATGATTTCGAGTTCTCTCAGGTTGTCGGCCACAGGCTTAAGGGACATGGTGAAACATTTGGCTTTCCACAGATCAGCGCTCTTGGAGTATCGCTGGAGACAGCAGCTAAAGACCGCAATATGGAAAAGCTAAAGGAAATCGTGAAGACTTTAGATGACATGGTTGAAGAAAATATCCGTTTAATTAATGCTTAA
- a CDS encoding murein L,D-transpeptidase catalytic domain-containing protein has translation MKLMTKTFLALALVSTALSARADYLSWKEIEKRFKAEGLNTKALGHVQCFFEKHENTVFKRKMSFNEADNRCGQDSQITLDKKRVFALIDYTAPSDQRRMFLVDRLTGGISMMAVAHGRYKAHMLNTRLSENKNSIKHARYFSNELGSNAPSSGFYVSGVEYEGKFGRSMVLHGLEDGINDNACERAVVVHKHLMVTRGSAHALSSGCPMISRDYIDHVINLLEGNYDPATNEVTNGSVVFIYGPRESKWAASTCEGNFNL, from the coding sequence ATGAAGTTAATGACAAAAACATTTTTGGCCCTGGCCCTTGTTTCAACTGCTCTTTCAGCGCGTGCTGATTATCTTTCATGGAAAGAAATCGAAAAACGTTTTAAAGCAGAGGGACTCAACACGAAGGCCCTAGGCCATGTTCAGTGTTTTTTTGAAAAACATGAGAACACAGTTTTTAAAAGAAAAATGTCATTTAATGAAGCTGATAACCGCTGCGGACAAGATTCACAAATCACCTTGGATAAAAAACGCGTTTTTGCTTTAATTGATTATACAGCTCCAAGTGATCAAAGAAGAATGTTCTTAGTCGACAGGCTCACTGGCGGCATTTCCATGATGGCCGTGGCCCATGGACGTTATAAAGCTCACATGCTCAACACGCGCTTATCAGAAAATAAAAACTCAATTAAGCATGCCCGCTACTTCAGCAATGAGTTAGGTTCAAATGCTCCTTCAAGCGGATTTTACGTTTCAGGAGTAGAGTACGAAGGAAAGTTTGGCAGAAGTATGGTTCTGCATGGATTGGAAGATGGAATCAACGACAACGCTTGTGAAAGAGCTGTAGTTGTTCACAAGCACTTAATGGTTACGCGTGGAAGTGCACACGCTCTTTCAAGTGGCTGTCCTATGATCAGCCGCGATTACATTGATCATGTCATTAATCTTTTAGAAGGGAACTACGATCCAGCGACCAACGAAGTGACTAACGGGTCGGTTGTTTTTATCTACGGACCTCGTGAATCAAAATGGGCCGCTTCAACTTGTGAAGGGAATTTTAATCTCTAA
- a CDS encoding response regulator gives MKAMPYIFLIEDNEQDEILTIKALKKNKVLNEIKVARDGAEALDVLFNQEASNYEKDLPQLILLDLKLPKIDGLEVLKKIRSNPRTKLVPVVILTTSKEDSDLLSGYESGANSYVRKPVDFHEFSDAVKSLGTYWLLLNERPPV, from the coding sequence ATGAAAGCAATGCCATACATTTTTCTGATTGAAGACAATGAGCAGGATGAAATCTTGACCATTAAAGCACTAAAGAAAAATAAAGTTTTAAATGAAATTAAAGTTGCCCGCGACGGCGCTGAAGCCCTGGATGTTTTGTTTAATCAGGAAGCCTCTAATTATGAAAAAGATTTACCACAGCTGATCTTGTTGGATTTAAAACTCCCAAAGATTGATGGGCTTGAAGTGTTGAAAAAAATTAGAAGCAATCCAAGAACAAAGCTTGTACCTGTGGTGATCCTGACAACTTCAAAAGAAGACAGTGACTTGCTTTCTGGCTATGAATCAGGTGCTAACAGTTATGTGAGAAAACCTGTCGACTTTCATGAGTTTTCAGATGCAGTAAAGAGTTTAGGCACTTATTGGTTATTACTTAACGAGAGGCCACCAGTTTAG
- a CDS encoding YihY/virulence factor BrkB family protein — MVISTLKRGLFRFGLRIKEFIFLILKHNIFFHSSAISYYAALSIAPFLLILLQVAALLGHGVQTELTSQTYFILGPEVGRITEMIFNNAVEGISLASISGVIGVITLLFTASFVFMQLRFSFDMIFGYYDPDSSRSFKEIVKERILSMLFVVAIAVLFLLSLFVSNIVKYVAGTDMNDTVLGQILSNLLSFLINLMMFSALYYFAPSKTPKIKTAVEAAIFTSIAFVFGKILIGLYFKNIAINSVYGATGTLLVFLIWAYYSSFTLFLSLEGFLFLHPENRQIKT; from the coding sequence ATGGTCATCTCAACCCTGAAAAGAGGTTTATTTAGATTTGGCCTTAGAATAAAAGAATTTATTTTTTTAATTTTAAAACACAATATTTTCTTTCATTCTTCGGCCATCTCGTATTACGCCGCTCTTTCAATTGCCCCATTCCTTCTAATCCTTTTGCAGGTGGCGGCCTTATTAGGTCATGGAGTTCAAACGGAACTGACCAGTCAGACATACTTTATTCTTGGTCCTGAAGTCGGACGAATCACTGAAATGATTTTTAACAATGCTGTTGAAGGAATTAGCCTGGCCTCCATCTCTGGAGTCATCGGGGTGATTACTCTGCTTTTTACGGCGTCTTTTGTCTTTATGCAGCTGCGGTTTTCTTTTGATATGATTTTTGGTTATTACGATCCAGATTCATCCCGAAGTTTTAAAGAGATTGTGAAAGAGCGTATACTCTCTATGCTTTTTGTCGTAGCAATTGCAGTGCTGTTTCTTTTATCGCTTTTTGTCTCCAACATTGTTAAATACGTCGCCGGAACAGATATGAATGATACTGTTCTGGGACAAATTCTCTCTAATCTTCTAAGTTTTCTCATTAACCTGATGATGTTCAGTGCACTTTATTACTTTGCTCCTTCAAAAACACCAAAAATAAAAACAGCAGTAGAGGCGGCGATTTTTACATCCATTGCTTTTGTCTTCGGGAAAATATTAATCGGCCTTTATTTTAAAAACATTGCGATCAATTCAGTTTACGGAGCTACAGGGACACTTCTAGTGTTTCTTATCTGGGCCTATTACTCATCTTTTACACTTTTTTTAAGCCTTGAAGGCTTTCTTTTTCTTCATCCTGAAAACCGACAGATAAAGACTTGA
- a CDS encoding DUF3617 domain-containing protein, producing the protein MKLKSLFVFLATSSLISSVSAVESMKPGLWEHSFTIKSQSGQVEKGLADMKKSMAKMPPEQRKMMEEMMAKQGMGVSDKGTSVKVCISKEQAEKLDIPQSQDSNCKQEILSRTSKNIKMKFTCTGNPSSTGEGEFTLINPGAYVGKAVVNTDSNGKKDRLDMDQKGKWLAADCGAIQPIKTQK; encoded by the coding sequence ATGAAATTAAAATCGCTTTTCGTTTTTCTTGCCACTTCAAGTCTTATTTCTTCTGTCTCAGCAGTGGAGAGTATGAAGCCCGGTCTATGGGAGCATAGCTTCACAATTAAAAGTCAAAGCGGACAAGTTGAAAAAGGTCTCGCTGATATGAAAAAAAGCATGGCAAAAATGCCTCCTGAGCAACGCAAAATGATGGAAGAGATGATGGCAAAGCAGGGAATGGGCGTAAGCGATAAAGGAACAAGTGTAAAAGTTTGTATTTCTAAAGAGCAGGCAGAAAAGCTTGATATTCCACAAAGTCAGGACTCAAATTGCAAACAAGAGATCCTAAGCCGCACTTCAAAAAATATTAAAATGAAATTTACATGTACGGGAAATCCATCAAGTACAGGAGAGGGGGAATTTACTTTAATTAACCCAGGGGCTTACGTGGGGAAGGCCGTGGTCAACACTGATTCAAATGGGAAGAAAGACCGTTTAGATATGGACCAAAAAGGAAAGTGGCTGGCCGCAGATTGTGGCGCAATTCAGCCGATTAAGACGCAAAAATAA
- a CDS encoding outer membrane beta-barrel protein yields the protein MKKFLFLVSLIAFSSITYAQENNEGGLFVEPMLTWERGRGDVDFPSPFSNADTELDGFGVGLRFGGHVYNSIFLGVDGRYSMPKFKDNKIKMDTDAKSWNVGPVVGIQMPTAIALRVWAGWIVAGEVDPDKDEGVDAKFKSGQGYRVGAGVKLGFASLNVEYQNMKYDDTVLQEVGVFTPNTTRGDVELSNESMVLSVSFPVAI from the coding sequence ATGAAAAAGTTTCTTTTTCTAGTGTCGCTTATTGCCTTCTCGAGCATCACTTACGCGCAGGAAAATAATGAAGGCGGTCTGTTTGTTGAACCTATGCTGACATGGGAAAGAGGAAGAGGGGATGTCGATTTTCCGTCTCCATTTAGCAATGCCGATACTGAGCTTGATGGTTTCGGTGTTGGTTTAAGATTTGGCGGGCATGTATACAACTCTATTTTTTTAGGAGTAGACGGACGTTATTCTATGCCTAAATTCAAAGACAATAAAATTAAAATGGACACTGATGCAAAATCATGGAACGTGGGGCCGGTTGTCGGAATCCAGATGCCAACAGCCATCGCTCTTCGTGTATGGGCCGGATGGATTGTTGCCGGCGAAGTTGATCCGGATAAAGATGAAGGTGTTGATGCCAAATTTAAAAGCGGGCAAGGTTACCGCGTAGGTGCCGGGGTGAAACTTGGTTTTGCCAGCTTGAATGTTGAATACCAAAATATGAAGTATGACGACACTGTTTTACAGGAAGTCGGAGTCTTCACTCCAAACACTACACGAGGCGATGTTGAACTCAGCAATGAATCAATGGTTCTCAGTGTGAGTTTCCCTGTTGCTATCTAA
- a CDS encoding ATP-binding protein produces the protein MIKLLNIEDSETDYQLMLYHLKKGGITDIYSERIETEAQLREALAREKWSLVISDYNIPGFSPLNALAIVRETSRHLPFIVVSGLVGEESVADMMKAGVEDFVIKSRYERLSPVVKRALREYEIHEQEMKSRAIAKKALEAKEEMLAIVYHDIKNPLAAIQLDAQLLELLSYKEPNEEMMDDLRIQAKRILRTVDRLKVLVSDLLEHNKPTAETDFEHSFIIRKGFYNPLQVLNEVLDSYKPLIHEKDLSIKKIVFQRKMMASFDKDRIYQVLSNLLSNALKFSPNGGDIIIELEETEKGENIIAVTDSGPGIAEENLDKIFEKYWTGGSGNGLGLYICKSIVEAHEGVIKVESKPGKGARFSFTIPRCEKAIVFADHTKDEQKIKQERKEPNSKNIYIVDDDEDLREVMTWAIEKEGYRVFSYGNPKTALEDLSLTAFPANLIILDYHMDKMTGKDFLNMKKHSSLASIKNCPVIMVSAAPQVVRETVDPQLYSEILLKPLDLTRLISVIRRYL, from the coding sequence ATGATTAAATTACTGAACATTGAAGATTCAGAAACGGACTATCAGCTTATGCTGTATCACCTTAAAAAAGGTGGGATTACAGATATTTATTCTGAGAGAATTGAAACAGAGGCACAGCTTCGCGAGGCCTTAGCGCGCGAGAAATGGAGTCTTGTAATCTCAGATTACAATATTCCTGGTTTTAGCCCACTTAATGCTTTAGCAATCGTTCGCGAGACCTCAAGACATCTTCCTTTCATCGTGGTCTCTGGATTAGTCGGAGAAGAAAGTGTCGCTGATATGATGAAGGCAGGAGTAGAGGACTTCGTTATCAAGTCCCGCTATGAACGCTTAAGTCCGGTTGTAAAACGCGCTCTTCGCGAGTATGAAATTCATGAGCAAGAGATGAAATCCCGTGCGATTGCCAAAAAAGCTCTCGAGGCCAAAGAAGAAATGCTGGCGATTGTATACCACGATATTAAAAATCCTCTGGCCGCGATTCAGTTGGATGCGCAATTGCTAGAACTGCTTTCATACAAAGAGCCCAACGAAGAAATGATGGATGATTTAAGAATTCAGGCAAAAAGAATTTTAAGAACCGTTGATCGCCTCAAAGTTCTAGTCAGTGATCTTCTGGAGCACAACAAACCGACAGCAGAAACTGATTTTGAGCACAGCTTTATTATCCGCAAGGGCTTTTACAATCCTCTTCAGGTACTAAATGAGGTTCTGGATTCTTACAAACCTCTTATTCACGAAAAAGATCTTTCGATAAAAAAGATCGTCTTTCAAAGAAAGATGATGGCCTCTTTTGATAAAGACCGTATCTACCAGGTGCTTTCAAATCTTTTAAGTAACGCCCTAAAGTTCTCTCCAAATGGAGGGGATATTATTATTGAACTGGAAGAAACAGAAAAAGGTGAAAACATTATTGCCGTTACTGACAGTGGGCCGGGGATTGCTGAAGAGAATTTAGATAAAATTTTTGAGAAGTATTGGACTGGTGGCTCGGGGAATGGGTTAGGGCTTTATATTTGTAAGTCGATCGTCGAAGCCCACGAGGGAGTAATCAAAGTAGAGAGTAAACCAGGCAAAGGTGCCCGATTTAGTTTTACGATTCCTCGTTGTGAAAAGGCCATCGTTTTTGCCGACCACACAAAAGATGAACAAAAAATAAAACAGGAAAGAAAAGAGCCGAACTCAAAGAATATTTACATCGTGGACGACGATGAAGATTTACGAGAAGTCATGACCTGGGCAATTGAAAAAGAAGGTTACAGAGTCTTCTCTTACGGCAATCCGAAAACGGCCCTGGAAGATTTAAGCCTGACGGCCTTTCCGGCAAACTTGATTATTCTCGACTACCACATGGATAAAATGACGGGGAAGGATTTCCTCAATATGAAAAAACATAGCTCTCTGGCGTCGATTAAAAACTGTCCGGTCATTATGGTCTCTGCGGCCCCTCAGGTAGTTAGAGAAACAGTTGACCCTCAACTTTATTCAGAAATACTTCTAAAGCCTCTTGATCTTACTCGTTTAATTTCAGTGATACGCAGGTATCTGTAA
- a CDS encoding general stress protein produces the protein MRTLSRDRMNVSVFGIFDTRSSTERAVERLKTSGFRMTDISVLMPDKDTTRQFAHEKHTKAPEGIATGASTGVVVGGTLGWLAGMGALALPGIGPLVAAGPIMAAIAGAGVGGTVGGVSGALVGLGIPEYEAKRYEGSVKDGGILLSVHCDNNDSIKSAKQLLEVTGAHDIASSTEA, from the coding sequence ATGAGAACACTAAGTAGGGACAGAATGAACGTTTCAGTTTTCGGAATCTTTGACACCCGTTCATCTACAGAACGCGCTGTAGAGCGCTTAAAAACGTCAGGGTTTAGAATGACTGATATTTCGGTGCTGATGCCGGATAAAGATACCACCAGACAATTCGCTCACGAAAAACACACTAAGGCCCCTGAAGGAATTGCGACAGGAGCAAGCACAGGTGTGGTGGTCGGCGGGACTCTTGGATGGCTGGCCGGCATGGGAGCTTTAGCTCTTCCTGGTATCGGGCCACTTGTGGCCGCAGGTCCGATCATGGCCGCTATCGCTGGAGCTGGTGTTGGCGGAACTGTCGGAGGAGTGAGCGGAGCCCTCGTTGGACTGGGAATACCGGAATACGAGGCTAAACGTTATGAAGGATCAGTGAAGGACGGAGGGATTCTTCTGTCAGTTCACTGTGATAATAACGACTCAATTAAAAGTGCAAAACAATTATTAGAAGTAACTGGAGCTCATGACATCGCTTCATCTACTGAGGCGTAG